The following proteins come from a genomic window of Acidimicrobiia bacterium:
- the istA gene encoding IS21 family transposase — translation MLTQEEDVEVHALRKQGWTISEIARHTGRDRKTIRAYLAGVRQPGVRAVVEEDPFDHVEAYVRQRLVDDHGVWATTLFDEVQALGYDRSYPTFTRKIRERNLRPHCEACSGVKGRPTVIIEHPSGEELQWDWDELGTCPWDRTVEVSMLVGALSYSSKSRAWLAYSTDQPYLVEGIDAVLRRFGGTARVWRVDRMATVINPQTGKIQASFAPVAKHYGVRVVPCPPRRGNRKGVVEKQIHYLTQRWWRTLQATSLAEAQASLDLRCI, via the coding sequence ATGTTGACACAGGAGGAAGACGTGGAAGTTCATGCATTGAGGAAGCAGGGTTGGACGATCTCGGAGATCGCCCGCCACACGGGAAGAGACCGAAAGACGATCCGGGCGTATCTGGCTGGTGTCCGCCAACCAGGCGTTCGGGCGGTGGTCGAGGAAGATCCGTTCGACCACGTCGAGGCGTATGTGCGGCAGCGTCTGGTCGATGATCATGGTGTGTGGGCAACAACCTTGTTCGATGAGGTCCAGGCGTTGGGGTATGACCGTTCGTATCCGACGTTCACCCGCAAGATACGCGAACGGAATCTGCGTCCGCATTGCGAAGCCTGTTCGGGGGTGAAGGGCCGCCCCACGGTCATCATTGAGCATCCATCCGGTGAGGAGCTCCAGTGGGACTGGGACGAACTCGGGACGTGTCCGTGGGATCGGACCGTGGAGGTGTCGATGCTGGTCGGAGCCTTGTCGTATTCGTCCAAGAGTCGGGCGTGGCTGGCCTATTCGACCGATCAGCCGTATCTGGTTGAGGGCATCGACGCGGTGCTGCGCCGTTTTGGTGGCACCGCACGGGTGTGGAGGGTGGATCGGATGGCGACGGTGATCAACCCACAGACCGGGAAGATCCAGGCGTCGTTCGCACCGGTGGCGAAGCATTACGGAGTCAGAGTGGTGCCGTGTCCGCCGAGGCGGGGGAACCGCAAAGGCGTCGTGGAGAAACAGATCCACTATCTGACTCAACGCTGGTGGCGAACCCTCCAGGC
- a CDS encoding type II secretion system F family protein: MDQLLLAAGSVFLVLFAFAFWVGLGVVRVREAATDRLAMYGRNALREETLSKPVSERAIAPIFIGLGRGLARFTPVGWLKRTQKRLIFAGSPGTLDANAWAVIKLLGVAAGLGLFFLAVSTVDLTIGMTLLMLAFALILGFFGPDAWLTRKIDERRALMQRALPDVLDLLVISVEAGLGFDSALSRVVATVPGPLSEEFFRMLQETRVGVTRRDAMRHLTDRTDLDELRSFILSMMQAEAFGVTISRVLRVQADEMRVKRRQRAQEKAFAAPVKLVFPLVFCIFPSLFIVLLGPAALQIWDNFINL; this comes from the coding sequence ATGGATCAACTACTCCTTGCCGCTGGTTCTGTATTTCTGGTCCTATTTGCCTTTGCCTTCTGGGTGGGACTTGGTGTAGTACGTGTGCGCGAGGCGGCGACCGACCGGTTGGCCATGTACGGGCGGAACGCGCTGCGCGAGGAAACGCTGTCCAAGCCGGTCTCCGAACGGGCGATCGCCCCGATCTTCATCGGACTCGGTCGCGGTCTTGCACGTTTTACACCGGTGGGCTGGCTGAAACGCACGCAGAAGCGGTTGATCTTTGCCGGCAGCCCCGGAACTCTCGATGCCAACGCCTGGGCCGTGATCAAACTGTTGGGCGTCGCCGCCGGCCTCGGACTGTTCTTCCTGGCTGTATCGACGGTTGATCTCACAATTGGGATGACGCTGCTCATGCTTGCGTTTGCGCTCATTCTCGGTTTCTTCGGGCCAGACGCCTGGCTGACCCGCAAGATCGATGAGCGGCGCGCACTGATGCAGCGCGCTCTACCTGATGTCTTGGACCTGCTCGTCATCAGCGTTGAGGCCGGACTCGGCTTCGATTCCGCCCTGTCGAGGGTGGTGGCAACGGTCCCAGGCCCGCTGTCTGAGGAGTTCTTCCGCATGCTTCAGGAGACTCGCGTTGGCGTCACCCGCCGCGATGCGATGCGGCACTTGACGGACAGGACCGACCTCGACGAGCTTCGGTCGTTCATCCTCTCGATGATGCAGGCCGAGGCCTTCGGTGTGACGATCTCCCGGGTGCTGCGAGTGCAGGCAGATGAGATGCGCGTCAAGCGGAGGCAGCGGGCTCAAGAAAAAGCGTTCGCCGCTCCAGTCAAGCTGGTGTTCCCGCTGGTTTTCTGTATCTTCCCATCTCTATTCATCGTCCTGCTAGGCCCGGCAGCACTCCAGATCTGGGACAACTTCATCAATCTCTGA
- a CDS encoding type II secretion system F family protein, producing the protein MLLGLVVMLLVSAGLPALAQSETASLDILDVNIGRYEDDGRVTMVVEFRNIVGLNTDEIVVTENGVPLESIEVESIAESTVRVGVVLVIDVSGSMVGDPIEQAKAAAASFVRTKRDQDWIALVTFGDEVNVLSAFRNDSAELLRLISTLESGGDTALYDAVIRSVGMYQGEAAELQPHMIILTDGADDGSEATVDDVLAVLDSGSAPRVFGIGLESATFDPGPLQSFSSATDGLYLATSDPAELATLYDQIQRELDNKLVLRFNASTKSPEDVAFAVEYGALVASTSVAVPGFVTRTTEPRSTTTVTFPQAEQYTVISNAPAPPGTLLLIGSLAVGLSLVMLLYILFGREQDEGADSFRNRLQAYGRGGREAVEEKKGILARIPFLGRFTEQAEEAARQRGILNALNSVLEQGNIPLRAGEAIAAGLGLSIIIGVVVWAVTRNALFGIAALAVMLLLLFALIQRVGQREKTKFEEQLPDTLILVSTSLRAGLSLLQAVEAVVSEAPQPTAREFGRVIAETRLGRPVVDALHGITARMRSEDWNWAVMAIEIQREVGGNLAEVLQTVADTMLQRNRLRGEIRALTAEGRISALILAAMPFLLGLFLFTTNPDYLSPLTADIRGWSAIGVGLLLMGLGGFWLKKIVDIEI; encoded by the coding sequence TTGCTCCTCGGGCTTGTCGTCATGCTTCTGGTCTCTGCCGGTCTACCGGCGCTTGCCCAGAGCGAAACGGCCTCTCTCGACATCCTCGATGTCAACATTGGACGGTACGAGGACGATGGTCGTGTCACAATGGTGGTCGAGTTCCGCAACATCGTTGGTCTCAACACTGACGAGATAGTGGTCACCGAGAATGGTGTGCCCCTGGAGTCGATTGAGGTCGAGTCCATTGCGGAGTCGACAGTCAGGGTGGGCGTTGTCCTTGTCATCGACGTCAGCGGCAGCATGGTGGGCGATCCTATTGAGCAGGCCAAGGCGGCCGCCGCCAGTTTCGTGCGCACCAAACGGGATCAAGACTGGATTGCGCTCGTCACGTTTGGCGACGAGGTCAATGTTCTCTCGGCCTTCCGGAATGATTCGGCTGAACTGCTCCGGCTGATCAGCACGCTCGAATCTGGGGGCGACACCGCCCTCTACGACGCGGTCATTCGTTCGGTTGGTATGTATCAAGGCGAGGCAGCCGAACTCCAACCACACATGATCATCCTCACCGACGGCGCAGATGATGGCTCCGAGGCGACGGTCGATGACGTGCTCGCAGTCTTGGACTCTGGAAGTGCCCCGCGGGTGTTCGGCATCGGGCTCGAGTCGGCAACCTTCGATCCTGGCCCCCTCCAGAGCTTCTCATCGGCTACCGATGGTCTCTATCTCGCAACCTCGGATCCGGCGGAGTTGGCGACGCTCTACGACCAGATTCAGCGCGAACTCGACAACAAACTCGTCCTGCGATTCAACGCCTCAACCAAGAGCCCGGAGGATGTTGCCTTCGCGGTCGAGTATGGCGCATTGGTTGCTTCAACCTCAGTCGCCGTTCCCGGTTTCGTAACGCGAACCACCGAGCCCCGGTCGACGACAACCGTGACCTTTCCGCAGGCGGAGCAATACACCGTTATCTCCAATGCCCCGGCTCCTCCCGGCACCTTGCTTCTGATCGGATCCCTGGCCGTTGGTCTTTCTCTGGTAATGCTGCTCTATATTCTCTTCGGGCGGGAGCAAGACGAGGGGGCAGACTCCTTCCGCAATCGCCTCCAAGCATACGGGCGCGGAGGCCGGGAGGCCGTTGAAGAGAAGAAGGGAATCCTGGCCCGCATCCCATTCCTCGGCCGCTTCACCGAACAAGCCGAGGAGGCCGCCCGGCAACGCGGGATTCTCAACGCTCTCAACAGTGTTCTCGAGCAGGGCAACATTCCTCTTCGGGCGGGCGAAGCTATTGCGGCAGGGTTGGGCCTCAGCATCATAATTGGTGTGGTTGTCTGGGCTGTGACCCGAAATGCCCTCTTCGGGATCGCGGCTCTGGCTGTGATGCTGCTCCTGCTGTTTGCGCTCATCCAACGGGTGGGCCAACGCGAGAAAACCAAGTTCGAAGAGCAGTTGCCCGATACACTGATCCTTGTTTCAACGTCTTTGCGCGCAGGGTTATCGCTGCTGCAGGCTGTCGAGGCCGTCGTTTCTGAGGCGCCGCAGCCGACCGCTCGGGAGTTCGGAAGGGTGATTGCCGAGACACGATTGGGACGTCCCGTTGTCGATGCTCTACACGGAATCACCGCCCGCATGCGGTCTGAGGACTGGAACTGGGCAGTCATGGCCATCGAAATCCAGCGTGAGGTCGGCGGTAACCTCGCTGAAGTGCTGCAGACTGTGGCAGACACGATGTTGCAGCGAAATCGGCTCCGAGGCGAGATTCGTGCGCTGACCGCGGAGGGCCGTATATCGGCCTTGATCCTGGCCGCAATGCCCTTCCTTCTCGGCTTGTTTCTGTTCACGACCAACCCCGACTACCTGAGCCCGCTCACCGCCGATATCAGAGGATGGTCCGCAATCGGCGTCGGATTGCTGCTCATGGGCTTGGGCGGATTCTGGTTGAAGAAGATCGTGGATATCGAGATCTGA
- a CDS encoding CpaF family protein, producing MASLSERVAAAKQSGVTFDSQREKTFRDLRGKLHFRVVEELGPTLYDRQMSDAELRLRVMEMLEWAVDQEESVPLSSADRSQLLNEIASDVLGYGPIDPLLNDPEVTEVMVNGPHSIYVERDGKLARTDVRFVDDVHLRRIIDKIVGQVGRRVDEATPLVDARLPDGSRVNAVIHPLAIGGPFLTIRKFSVDPLQEEDLVRFGSMSQKVADFLRACVEGRLNIFISGGTGSGKTTTLNVASSYIPETERIVTIEDAAELQLHQEHLLSLESRPPNLEGKGQITIRDLVRNTLRMRPDRIVVGEVRGGEALDMLQAMNTGHDGSLTTVHSNSPRDTLSRVETMVLMAGFDLPVRAIREQISSAVDLIVHIGRLRDGTRRVTHVTEVEGMEGDIITLQDLFLFDFGMGVDEDGKYLGRLKATGIRPSFSDQLSDIGIRLPGDLFDPEPFARRSDSYTMGR from the coding sequence ATGGCATCGCTGTCTGAGAGAGTGGCCGCCGCCAAACAGTCGGGCGTGACGTTCGACTCGCAGCGCGAGAAGACGTTCCGCGACCTGCGCGGCAAGCTCCATTTCCGGGTCGTCGAGGAACTCGGTCCGACGCTCTACGACCGCCAGATGAGTGACGCCGAACTGCGTTTACGGGTGATGGAGATGCTCGAATGGGCAGTCGACCAGGAGGAGAGCGTCCCCCTGTCGAGCGCCGACCGATCACAACTCCTCAATGAGATCGCCTCGGACGTTCTCGGATACGGCCCGATCGATCCGCTTCTCAACGACCCTGAGGTGACCGAAGTAATGGTCAACGGACCGCACAGCATCTATGTCGAGCGCGACGGCAAGCTGGCCAGGACCGACGTCAGGTTCGTCGATGATGTCCATCTGCGACGCATCATCGACAAGATCGTCGGTCAGGTCGGCAGGCGCGTCGACGAGGCCACTCCGCTGGTCGATGCACGGCTTCCCGACGGTTCCCGCGTCAACGCGGTCATTCATCCATTGGCCATCGGTGGCCCGTTCCTGACTATTCGTAAGTTCTCCGTCGACCCATTGCAGGAGGAGGATCTGGTCCGGTTTGGCTCGATGAGCCAGAAAGTGGCCGACTTCCTGCGGGCATGTGTCGAGGGCCGGCTCAACATCTTCATTAGCGGTGGAACCGGCTCCGGCAAGACCACCACCCTCAATGTGGCGTCTTCCTACATTCCCGAGACCGAGCGAATCGTGACGATTGAGGATGCAGCCGAATTGCAGCTCCATCAAGAGCATCTGCTCAGCCTCGAGTCCCGGCCGCCGAACCTCGAGGGCAAAGGTCAGATCACGATTCGCGACCTGGTTCGCAACACCCTGCGTATGCGGCCCGACCGGATCGTCGTCGGTGAGGTTCGTGGTGGTGAGGCCCTCGACATGCTGCAGGCGATGAATACCGGTCACGATGGGTCGTTGACCACCGTGCACTCGAACTCGCCACGGGACACACTGTCCCGCGTCGAGACCATGGTGCTCATGGCCGGGTTTGACCTCCCGGTCCGGGCCATCCGTGAGCAGATCTCGTCGGCCGTCGATCTCATCGTCCACATCGGCCGGTTGCGGGATGGCACCCGCCGTGTAACGCACGTAACCGAGGTGGAGGGCATGGAGGGCGACATCATCACCCTGCAGGATCTGTTCCTGTTCGACTTCGGGATGGGTGTCGACGAGGACGGCAAGTACCTTGGTCGGCTGAAAGCCACCGGCATCCGGCCGAGCTTCAGCGATCAGCTATCGGACATCGGCATTCGCCTGCCGGGCGATCTCTTCGATCCCGAACCGTTCGCTCGCCGGTCTGATTCCTACACGATGGGACGGTAG
- a CDS encoding AAA family ATPase — protein MTTEYDWDQYGIIIVDDDDEFLDEAKRAFDGRVPTARTLADAQRAVEAGDIRLVLLGPSHAHEAGIKDATMLQEFDPDLSLVLVAGTITAPLLRAALRGGLRDVIEAPVSPAKLAEILGDVGKRAERKLAAPPSEPYAPAAPREGRIITVMSAKGGSGKTVMATNLAMMLAQHHDPKRVVVVDADLQFGDVCLVLQLEPKLTVVNAAHEIHRLDESLLDSLLTKHPTGLSVLAAPLEPAFADEISTAAMIEILGKLRGMFDFVVVDTASLLDELLLSLLERADDVLVIVDMDLPSVKNAKLALETLRLLKFPSSKIQLVLNRSNAKARLDEKEIEKSLKMKISASVPSDGLVPASVNEGRPVVESAPKSKVAKGFESVYRLVVGETTESSRESKRRWL, from the coding sequence ATGACGACCGAATACGACTGGGACCAATACGGAATCATCATCGTCGATGACGATGACGAGTTCCTCGACGAGGCAAAGCGTGCCTTCGACGGACGCGTTCCGACCGCGCGCACGCTCGCCGATGCGCAGCGCGCCGTCGAGGCGGGCGATATCCGTTTGGTGTTGCTTGGACCATCCCACGCCCACGAGGCCGGTATCAAGGACGCCACGATGCTGCAGGAGTTCGATCCCGACCTCTCTCTCGTCCTGGTCGCAGGCACGATCACCGCTCCACTCCTGAGGGCGGCGCTCCGGGGCGGTCTTCGTGATGTGATCGAAGCACCCGTCTCTCCCGCCAAGCTGGCAGAGATACTTGGTGACGTCGGGAAGCGTGCCGAACGAAAACTGGCCGCCCCACCGTCGGAGCCGTATGCGCCCGCTGCTCCCCGTGAGGGCCGCATCATCACCGTCATGTCGGCCAAGGGTGGAAGCGGCAAGACGGTCATGGCGACCAACCTGGCCATGATGCTGGCGCAACACCATGACCCCAAGCGGGTCGTCGTGGTCGATGCCGACCTGCAGTTCGGCGACGTCTGCCTCGTACTGCAACTTGAGCCGAAGCTGACCGTCGTCAACGCCGCCCATGAGATCCATCGTCTGGACGAGTCCCTGCTCGATTCATTGTTGACCAAGCACCCAACCGGATTGAGTGTTCTCGCCGCCCCGCTCGAGCCGGCCTTCGCCGACGAGATCTCCACCGCCGCCATGATCGAGATCCTCGGCAAGCTGCGAGGCATGTTCGACTTCGTGGTCGTCGACACGGCTTCGCTGCTCGATGAGTTGCTGCTGTCGCTGCTGGAACGTGCCGATGACGTACTGGTCATCGTCGACATGGATCTGCCCAGCGTCAAGAACGCCAAGCTGGCCCTCGAGACGTTGCGCTTGCTGAAGTTCCCCTCTTCCAAGATCCAGCTGGTGCTCAACCGTTCGAACGCCAAGGCGCGGCTGGACGAGAAGGAGATCGAGAAGTCTCTAAAGATGAAGATTTCGGCATCTGTTCCGTCCGACGGGCTGGTACCGGCTTCGGTCAACGAAGGCCGGCCGGTCGTCGAGAGTGCTCCCAAATCGAAGGTTGCCAAAGGATTTGAGTCCGTATATAGACTCGTCGTTGGGGAGACAACCGAGTCAAGTCGGGAGTCCAAGCGCCGATGGTTATAG
- the cpaB gene encoding Flp pilus assembly protein CpaB, whose protein sequence is MGRRTLVLVVALLLAAIATFAVYNFLSGVEEEAAKDRTYQVVYRALEVLPEGTTGAAVIEQFRYVESEEEARLVPQNAIDSIEKLEATLAGRVAAGPISGGQVLTTDQWVAITTEIAPLAGRIADGKEAITVSVALEQGVNGFIEPGDRVNVIVSMELEIDVPIGEEVIIGDVQPEEPAPADGQPVETNTITKAFTRYTLQGVPVLAVGKDVKPEEDAPAEVVVPQTTEDGAVTVPEEESSVVVLTLEVSPDQAEKLVFGRENGSTWLTLVPPGFVAVSDQPTEGVTVEALYGPEFGYLTKLFPFLADLEALLLEE, encoded by the coding sequence ATGGGTAGGCGGACACTCGTCCTGGTGGTTGCGCTGCTGCTGGCGGCCATCGCCACGTTTGCTGTGTACAACTTCCTCTCCGGAGTCGAAGAAGAGGCCGCCAAGGACCGCACCTATCAGGTCGTTTACCGCGCCCTCGAGGTTCTCCCGGAGGGCACCACCGGTGCGGCCGTGATCGAGCAGTTCCGCTATGTGGAGAGCGAAGAAGAAGCCCGCCTCGTTCCGCAGAACGCCATCGACTCGATCGAGAAACTCGAAGCGACGCTGGCCGGCCGGGTAGCCGCCGGTCCGATCTCCGGCGGGCAGGTCTTGACGACCGATCAGTGGGTGGCGATCACGACAGAAATCGCGCCGCTGGCCGGTCGGATTGCCGACGGCAAGGAAGCCATCACCGTTTCAGTCGCACTTGAACAGGGTGTCAACGGGTTCATCGAGCCCGGTGACAGGGTGAATGTGATCGTTTCCATGGAACTCGAGATCGACGTGCCGATCGGAGAAGAAGTCATCATCGGAGACGTGCAGCCAGAAGAGCCCGCTCCTGCCGATGGACAGCCGGTAGAGACCAATACCATCACCAAAGCCTTCACCCGCTATACGCTGCAAGGCGTTCCTGTCCTCGCAGTTGGCAAAGACGTCAAGCCGGAAGAAGACGCTCCTGCGGAGGTCGTCGTTCCTCAGACCACCGAAGACGGGGCGGTGACGGTCCCAGAAGAAGAGAGCAGCGTCGTCGTTCTTACCCTCGAGGTTTCTCCCGACCAGGCCGAGAAACTCGTGTTCGGCCGTGAGAACGGCTCGACCTGGTTGACGCTCGTACCTCCCGGATTCGTTGCCGTATCCGATCAGCCGACCGAGGGTGTGACCGTGGAAGCCCTGTACGGACCCGAGTTTGGCTACCTAACCAAGTTGTTCCCGTTCCTTGCCGACCTGGAAGCGTTGCTCCTCGAAGAATGA
- the rpsA gene encoding 30S ribosomal protein S1 codes for MVVKTLADLPDDIADDFEAALAHTVLEFSEGDIVEGTVVGIDQNEVLVDIGYKSEGVIPASELSIRNNVNPADVVSPGERIEAVVLDKEDDEGRLILSKKRAQYERAWGRIETITHEGGTVTGPVIEVVKGGLIVDIGLRGFLPASLVELRRVRDLDQYVGQDIEAKVIELDRNRNNVVLSRRAFLEEAQAEQRQAFLDDLAVGEIRPGVVSSVVNFGAFVDLGGMDGLVHVSELSFQHVNHPSEVVKVGDEVMIKVLEVDLDRERISLSIKQTMEDPWEAFSSVHDVGSVVDGTVTKTVPFGAFVSVGDGVEGLVHVSEIAAHRVESPELELSIGQPVKVKVTEMDEGRRRVSLSIKQASPDWQDRPAPPSAGATSAPREPRRRPPERREFEKEPETTEERSFNVDSSLEAILQELKERGIGRR; via the coding sequence ATCGTCGTCAAGACACTCGCCGACCTGCCGGACGATATCGCCGATGACTTCGAAGCCGCGCTCGCTCACACGGTCCTCGAGTTCTCCGAAGGCGACATCGTCGAAGGTACCGTCGTCGGTATCGATCAGAACGAGGTCCTCGTTGACATCGGTTACAAATCCGAGGGTGTGATCCCGGCTTCTGAGCTGTCCATTCGCAACAACGTGAATCCGGCCGACGTCGTGTCCCCCGGTGAGCGCATCGAGGCGGTGGTCCTGGACAAGGAAGACGACGAGGGTCGTCTCATCCTCTCGAAGAAACGTGCGCAGTACGAGCGCGCTTGGGGCCGGATCGAGACTATCACCCATGAGGGTGGCACGGTGACGGGCCCCGTCATCGAGGTCGTCAAGGGCGGCCTCATCGTCGACATCGGCCTGCGTGGATTCCTACCTGCATCGCTCGTTGAGTTGCGCAGGGTGCGCGATCTCGACCAGTACGTCGGTCAGGACATCGAAGCCAAGGTCATCGAACTCGATCGCAATCGCAACAACGTCGTGTTGTCACGGCGGGCGTTCCTCGAAGAGGCTCAGGCCGAGCAACGTCAAGCCTTCCTCGACGATTTGGCAGTGGGCGAGATTCGCCCGGGGGTGGTTTCCTCGGTGGTGAACTTCGGTGCATTTGTGGACCTGGGTGGCATGGACGGACTCGTGCACGTGTCCGAACTCTCCTTTCAACACGTCAACCATCCTTCAGAGGTCGTGAAGGTCGGAGACGAAGTGATGATCAAGGTGCTCGAGGTCGATCTCGATCGCGAACGGATCTCCCTCTCGATCAAACAGACCATGGAAGACCCCTGGGAAGCCTTCTCGAGTGTGCATGACGTGGGCTCGGTTGTGGACGGCACCGTGACGAAGACGGTCCCGTTCGGAGCATTCGTCTCCGTCGGCGACGGCGTCGAGGGTCTTGTGCATGTTTCGGAGATTGCCGCTCATCGGGTGGAGTCACCGGAACTCGAGCTTTCGATCGGGCAGCCGGTCAAAGTCAAGGTCACCGAGATGGACGAAGGTCGCCGCCGGGTGAGCCTTTCGATCAAGCAGGCTTCTCCTGATTGGCAGGACCGGCCGGCGCCGCCTTCGGCGGGCGCAACTTCCGCGCCGCGTGAGCCGCGTCGCCGTCCGCCCGAGCGCCGGGAATTCGAGAAGGAGCCGGAGACAACAGAAGAGCGTTCATTCAACGTAGATTCGAGTCTCGAGGCTATCCTGCAAGAACTCAAAGAACGCGGGATTGGCCGGCGCTGA